One segment of Tenrec ecaudatus isolate mTenEca1 chromosome 1, mTenEca1.hap1, whole genome shotgun sequence DNA contains the following:
- the MEF2D gene encoding myocyte-specific enhancer factor 2D isoform X1: MGRKKIQIQRITDERNRQVTFTKRKFGLMKKAYELSVLCDCEIALIIFNHSNKLFQYASTDMDKVLLKYTEYNEPHESRTNADIIETLRKKGFNGCDSPEPDGEDSLEQSPLLEDKYRRASEELDGLFRRYGSSVPAPNFAMPVTVPVSNQSSLQFSNPSGSLVTPSLVTSSLTDPRLLSPQQPALQRNSVSPGLPQRPASAGAMLGGDLSSANGACPSPVGNGYVSARASPGLLPVANGNSLNKVLPAKSPPPPTHGAQLGAPSRKPDLRVITSQGGKGLMHHLNNAQRLGVSQSTHSLTTPVVSVATPSLLSQGLPFSSMPTAYNTEAPDPTHCQQVSSDLAPSRVGLTSKAAGLHWEQSIWYLLTADPGRQTPNSPPGDYQLTSAEISSLPAFSSPGGLSLGNVTAWPQPQQPQPQQPQPQPQPQAQPPQQQTHLVPGSLSNLIPGSPLPHVGAALTVTTHPHISIKSEPVSPSRERSPAPPNPAVFPAAARPEPGDGLSSPAGGSYESGDRDDGRGDYGPALGLLRPAPEPESEGAAVKRMRLDTWTLK; this comes from the exons ATGGGGAGGAAAAAGATTCAGATCCAGCGAATCACCGACGAGCGGAACCGGCAG GTGACGTTCACCAAGCGGAAGTTTGGGCTGATGAAGAAGGCGTACGAGCTGAGCGTGCTCTGCGACTGCGAGATCGCCCTCATCATCTTCAACCACTCCAACAAGCTGTTCCAGTACGCCAGCACCGACATGGACAAGGTGCTGCTCAAGTACACCGAGTACAACGAGCCGCACGAGAGCCGCACCAACGCCGACATCATCGAG ACCCTGAGGAAGAAGGGCTTCAACGGCTGCGACAGCCCGGAGCCCGACGGGGAGGACTCACTGGAGCAGAGCCCCCTGCTGGAGGACAAGTACCGGCGCGCCAGCGAGGAGCTGGACGGGCTCTTCCGGCGCTATGGG TCGTCCGTCCCGGCCCCCAACTTTGCCATGCCTGTCACGGTGCCTGTGTCCAATCAGAGCTCCCTGCAGTTCAGCAACCCAAGCGGCTCCCTGGTCACCCCTTCCTTGGTGACGTCATCCCTCACGGACCCCCGGCTCCTCTCCCCCCAGCAGCCAGCGCTGCAGAGGAATAGCGTGTCTCCTGGCCTGCCCCAGCGGCCGGCCAGTGCAG GGGCCATGCTGGGTGGAGACCTCAGCAGTGCTAACGGAGCCTGCCCGAGTCCTGTTG GGAACGGCTACGTCAGTGCCCGGGCTTCCCCTGGCCTCCTCCCTGTGGCCAACGGCAACAGCCTCAACAAAGTCCTCCCTGCCAAgtctccgcccccccccactcacGGCGCCCAGCTCGGAGCCCCCAGCCGCAAGCCCGACCTCCGCGTCATCACTTCCCAGGGAGGAAAGGGGTTAATGCATCACTTG AACAACGCCCAgcgcctgggggtctcccagtcGACCCACTCGCTCACCACCCCAGTGGTTTCCGTGGCAACACCAAGTTTACTCAGCCAGGGCCTCCCCTTCTCTTCCATGCCCACTGCCTACAACACAG AGGCCCcggacccaacccactgccagcaagtcagttctgacttggcGCCATCCCGTGTAGGCCTGACATCCAAGGCTGCCGGTCTTCACTGGGAGCAGAGCATCTGGTACCTCCTAACCGCCGACCCCGGCAGGCAGACACCTAACTCGCCACCAGGAG ATTACCAGTTGACCAGTGCAGAGATCTCCTCCCTACCAGCCTTCAGCTCGCCTGGGGGGCTGTCGCTAGGCAACGTCACCGCTtggccacagccccagcagccgcAGCCCCAGCAGCCGcagccacagccccagccccaggcccagccaccCCAGCAGCAGACCCACCTGGTCCCGGGGTCCCTCAGCAACCTCAT CCCGGGCAGCCCACTGCCCCACGTGGGTGCTGCTCTCACCGTCACCACCCACCCTCACATCAGCATCAAGTCGGAACCTGTGTCCCCAAGCCGTGAACGCAGCCCTGCGCCCCCCAATCCGGCTGTGTTCCCGGCCGCCGCCCGCCCCGAGCCTGGTGACGGTCTCAGCAGCCCGGCCGGGGGCTCCTATGAGTCAGGGGACCGGGATGACGGACGGGGAGACTACGGGCCGGCCCTGGGCCTGCTGCGCCCAGCCCCGGAGCCCGAGTCCGAGGGCGCCGCTGTGAAGAGGATGCGGCTGGACACCTGG ACATTAAAGTGA
- the MEF2D gene encoding myocyte-specific enhancer factor 2D isoform X2, translating to MGRKKIQIQRITDERNRQVTFTKRKFGLMKKAYELSVLCDCEIALIIFNHSNKLFQYASTDMDKVLLKYTEYNEPHESRTNADIIETLRKKGFNGCDSPEPDGEDSLEQSPLLEDKYRRASEELDGLFRRYGSSVPAPNFAMPVTVPVSNQSSLQFSNPSGSLVTPSLVTSSLTDPRLLSPQQPALQRNSVSPGLPQRPASAGAMLGGDLSSANGACPSPVGNGYVSARASPGLLPVANGNSLNKVLPAKSPPPPTHGAQLGAPSRKPDLRVITSQGGKGLMHHLNNAQRLGVSQSTHSLTTPVVSVATPSLLSQGLPFSSMPTAYNTDYQLTSAEISSLPAFSSPGGLSLGNVTAWPQPQQPQPQQPQPQPQPQAQPPQQQTHLVPGSLSNLIPGSPLPHVGAALTVTTHPHISIKSEPVSPSRERSPAPPNPAVFPAAARPEPGDGLSSPAGGSYESGDRDDGRGDYGPALGLLRPAPEPESEGAAVKRMRLDTWTLK from the exons ATGGGGAGGAAAAAGATTCAGATCCAGCGAATCACCGACGAGCGGAACCGGCAG GTGACGTTCACCAAGCGGAAGTTTGGGCTGATGAAGAAGGCGTACGAGCTGAGCGTGCTCTGCGACTGCGAGATCGCCCTCATCATCTTCAACCACTCCAACAAGCTGTTCCAGTACGCCAGCACCGACATGGACAAGGTGCTGCTCAAGTACACCGAGTACAACGAGCCGCACGAGAGCCGCACCAACGCCGACATCATCGAG ACCCTGAGGAAGAAGGGCTTCAACGGCTGCGACAGCCCGGAGCCCGACGGGGAGGACTCACTGGAGCAGAGCCCCCTGCTGGAGGACAAGTACCGGCGCGCCAGCGAGGAGCTGGACGGGCTCTTCCGGCGCTATGGG TCGTCCGTCCCGGCCCCCAACTTTGCCATGCCTGTCACGGTGCCTGTGTCCAATCAGAGCTCCCTGCAGTTCAGCAACCCAAGCGGCTCCCTGGTCACCCCTTCCTTGGTGACGTCATCCCTCACGGACCCCCGGCTCCTCTCCCCCCAGCAGCCAGCGCTGCAGAGGAATAGCGTGTCTCCTGGCCTGCCCCAGCGGCCGGCCAGTGCAG GGGCCATGCTGGGTGGAGACCTCAGCAGTGCTAACGGAGCCTGCCCGAGTCCTGTTG GGAACGGCTACGTCAGTGCCCGGGCTTCCCCTGGCCTCCTCCCTGTGGCCAACGGCAACAGCCTCAACAAAGTCCTCCCTGCCAAgtctccgcccccccccactcacGGCGCCCAGCTCGGAGCCCCCAGCCGCAAGCCCGACCTCCGCGTCATCACTTCCCAGGGAGGAAAGGGGTTAATGCATCACTTG AACAACGCCCAgcgcctgggggtctcccagtcGACCCACTCGCTCACCACCCCAGTGGTTTCCGTGGCAACACCAAGTTTACTCAGCCAGGGCCTCCCCTTCTCTTCCATGCCCACTGCCTACAACACAG ATTACCAGTTGACCAGTGCAGAGATCTCCTCCCTACCAGCCTTCAGCTCGCCTGGGGGGCTGTCGCTAGGCAACGTCACCGCTtggccacagccccagcagccgcAGCCCCAGCAGCCGcagccacagccccagccccaggcccagccaccCCAGCAGCAGACCCACCTGGTCCCGGGGTCCCTCAGCAACCTCAT CCCGGGCAGCCCACTGCCCCACGTGGGTGCTGCTCTCACCGTCACCACCCACCCTCACATCAGCATCAAGTCGGAACCTGTGTCCCCAAGCCGTGAACGCAGCCCTGCGCCCCCCAATCCGGCTGTGTTCCCGGCCGCCGCCCGCCCCGAGCCTGGTGACGGTCTCAGCAGCCCGGCCGGGGGCTCCTATGAGTCAGGGGACCGGGATGACGGACGGGGAGACTACGGGCCGGCCCTGGGCCTGCTGCGCCCAGCCCCGGAGCCCGAGTCCGAGGGCGCCGCTGTGAAGAGGATGCGGCTGGACACCTGG ACATTAAAGTGA